Below is a genomic region from Streptomyces katrae.
CCGGCCGCGGGCACCACGTAGGCGACCAGGCGCTGGTCGCCGGGGCGGTCCTCGCGGACGAGGGCGACGGCGGTCTCGACGTCGGGGTGCGCGGCGATGACCTGTTCGATCTCGCCGAGCTCGATGCGGAAGCCGCGGAGCTTGACCTGGAAGTCGGACCGGCCGATGTACTCGACCTGGCCGTCCGCGTTCCAGCGCACGACGTCGCCGGTGCGGTACATCCGGCCGCCCGGTTCGCCGTAGGGGCAGGCGACGAAGCGTTCGGCGGTGAGGGCGGTCTGGCCGAGGTAGCCGCGGGCGAGGCCGGTGCCGGCCAGGTACAGCTCGCCGGGGACTCCGGGTGCGACGGGGCGCAGGGCCGCGTCGAGCACGTACACCCGGGTGTTCCACACGGGTGCGCCGATCGGCACCCGGGCGGCGCCGGGTACGTGGCGGTGGGCGGTGACCTCGACGGAGGCCTCGGTGGGCCCGTAGAGGTTGTACACGCCGAGGCCGGGCAGGAGGGCGGCGACCTTGTTGGCCAGGGCGGGCGGGAAGGCCTCGCCAGCGACCTCGATCCAGCGCAGGCTGTCGCAGTCCTTGGCGGCGGGCTCGGCGGCGAAGGCCTCCAGCAGGGAGGGCACGAAGTCGGCGCCGGTGACGCGTTCGCGGCGGATCAGGTCGGCGAGGTAGGCGGGGTCGCGGCGCCCGTCGGGGCGGGCGACGACCACGGCGGCGCCCGTCTGGAGCGGGGCGAAGATCTCCGGTACCGAGACGTCGAAGCTCGCGGTCGTGCTGAGCAGCACCCGGTCCTCGGGGCCCACGCCGAAGTGGGACAGGCCCCACTGCAGCCGGTTCATGATCGCCCGGTGGGCTACCTGGACGCCCTTGGGGCGGCCGGTGGAGCCGGAGGTGAAGATGACGTACGCGGCGTGGTCCGGGGTGAGCGCGGGCGCCGGGTCGGTGTCCGGGTGGCCGCCGGTGTCGGGGAGGTCCGCGTCGAGGACGAGCAGCGGGTCGGCAACGTCCAGGACGAGCCGTACCCGGTCCTCGGGCAGTTCGGTGTCGACGGGCACGTAGGCGGCGCCGGCCTTGACCACGGCGTAGATCGCCACCATCAGGTCGACGGAGCGCGGGATCCGGACGGCGACCAGCCGCTCGGGGCCCGCGCCGCGTTCGATCAGCCAGTGCGCGAGGCGGTTGGCGCGGCGGTTGAACTCGGCGTAGGTGAGGGTCTCGTGCTCGCCGATCAGCGCGACCCGGTCGGGCGTGCGCCGCACCTGGGCCTCGAAGGCGCCGGGCAGGGTGTCGTCCGCGACGGGGTGCGCGGTGTCGTTGACGCCTTCGACCAGCCGGTGGTGTTCGTCCGCCGAGAGGACGTCGACGGCGCCGACGGGGGTCTCGGGGTCTTCGAGGATCTGCTCCAGCACCCGCACGAGCCGGCCGGCGACGGCCTCGGCGGCTTCGCGGTCGAAGAGGGTGCTCTGGTAGTCGAGGGAGAGGCGCAGGTAGGGGTCGGAGGAGTTGAGGGTGAGCGGGTAGTGCGAGCCGGCGAAGGGCCGGATGGCGTCGATGGTCAGGCCCGCCGACTCGTTGGCCTCCACGATGCCCTCGCGGTCGATCGGGTAGTTCTCGAAGACGACGATCGTGTCGAACAGCGAGGGCAGTCCGACGCCGCGCTGGATGTCCGCGAGGCCGTAGTAGTGGTGGTCGAGGAGGGAGATCTGCCGGTCCTGGAGGTCGGTGACGACCCGGGCCAGGGTGTCGCCGGGCCGGCAGCGGACGCGGGTCGGGAGGGTGTTGATGAACAGGCCGACCATCTCGTCCGATCCGGCCAGGTCGGCCGGGCGGCCGTTGACGGCGGCCCCGAACACCACGTCGTGCTGCCCGGTCAGCTTGGAGAGGACCACGGCCCACGCGCCCTGCAGGAGGGTGTTGAGGGTGACGCCGAGTCCGGCGGCGCGGCGGGCGAGTTCGCGGCCCTGGTCGATGGAGAAGGGGACCTCGACGCGGCCGAGGGCGGTGGCCTCGCCCTCGGCGGTGCGGTCGGCGGCCACGAGGGTGGGCTGCTCGAAGCCGTCGAGTTCCTGCTGCCAGCGGGCGGCCGAGGCCTCCCGGTCCTGGCGGGACAGCCAGGCCAGGTAGTCGCCGTAGCCGCGGACCGCGGGGAGTTCCCCGTCGCCGGCGTACAGCCGGACCAGGTCCTTGATGACCAGGGGCGAGGACCAGCCGTCGAACAGGGTGTGGTGGGCCGTGACGATGAGCTTGGCCCGCTCGGGCCCGCAGGTGAGCAGGGCCAGGCGGAACAGCGGGGGCCGCGTGGGGTCGAGCTGGTCGGCGCGGTCGTCGGCGAGGGCCCGGTCGAGGGCCGCGTCCTGCTCGGCCTCGGTGCGGCCGGTCAGGTCGAGGTGGCGCCAGGGCACGGGGACGTGCTCGGCGACGACCTGGACCGGGTCGCCGCCCGCGGCGGCGAGGAACGCGGAGCGCAGGTTGGGGTAGCGGTCCAGGAGGGCCTGTCCGGCCGCCCGCATGCGGGCGGGGTCCACGGGTCCGGACAGGTGCAGCACGAACTGCATGTGGTAGACGTCGAAGGTGCCGTCGGCGAGGGCCGCCTGGAACTGGATGCCGGACTGGCCGGGGGCCTGGGGCCAGACCTGGACGAGGCGCCCGTAGCGCTCCTCCCACTCCTCGATCTCCCGCTGCTGCACGGTGACCAGGGGGGCGTCGGAGGGGGTGAGGCCGCCGGCCCCGGGGCGGGCGGCGTGGGCGGCGAAGCCGTGCAGCACCTCCACCCAAAGGTCGGCCAGTGCGGCGGCGCGCTCGCGGGACAGGACCCCGGTGGGGAACATGAAGACGGTCTGGAGGCGGGCGCCCCCGTCGGTGTCGGTGACCACGGAGTTGACCTCGAGGGCGGACAGCGCGGGGAGGTCCGGGTCGGGCATCGGGACGAGTTCGGAGGACCACTCGGACGGGGCCCAGCCCTGGCCGCGCAGGTGCTCGGGCACGTCGGCGTCGGAGATCCGGCCGAGGTAGTTGAAGCCGATCTGCGGGGCGGCGTACTCCTCCAGCTGGACCGCGGTCTCCGGGTTCAGCCAGCGCAGCAGCCCGTAGCCGAGGCCCTTGCCGGGGACCTCGCGCAGCTGCTCCTTGACCCGCTTGACGGCGGCGGCGGCCGCGGGGCCGCCGGCCAGCGCGTCGGCCAGGTCCACGCCCCCCACGTCCACCTTCGCCGGGTACATGCTGGTGAACCAGCCGACGGTACGGGAGAGGTCGGCGCCGGGGACGGCGTCCTCCTCGCGGCCGTGGCCCTCCAGCCGGACCAGGGTCGAACGCTCGTCCCCGCGCCAGCGGTTCACCGCGAGGGCGAGGGCGGCGAGGAGCACGTCGGTGCCGGTGGCCCGGAACGCCGCGGGGAGCCGGGTCAGCACCGCCTCGGTGACGTCGGCGGGCAGCTGGACCCGCACGGTGTCGAGGGTGGACATGGTGTCCGCGGCCGGGTCGAACGCCCGCTCGCCCAGCGGGAGGTTGGCGGACTCCAGCACGTCGCGCCAGTGGTCGAGTTCCTCCTCGCGCTCCGGGGAGATCGCCCCGTCCTCCAGGGCGGCCGCCCAGCGGCGGGCGGAGGTGCCGACGGCGGGCAGGGCGGGCGTGCGGCCGGCGCGGACCTGCTGCCAGGCCTCGGCGAGGTCCGACACGAGGATGCGCCAGGAGACCCCGTCCACCACGAGGTGGTGCAGGACCAGCAGGAGCCGGCCTTCGCCGGAGTCCGCGGCGAACCAGACGAAGTCGGCCATGGTCCCGGCGGCCGGGTCGAGCCGGTCCGCCGCGGCCTCCAGTTCCGCCTTCGCCGCCTCCAGGGCCGCGGGCTCGTCCCAGCCGCCGGTGACGGGGACGCGGCGGATCAGCTCCGCCGCCCGGACGGTGCCCTCGGGGCGTACGACGAGGGTGGGCTCGTCCGCGTCGCGCACGAGCCGGGAGCGCAGCAGGTCGTGCCGGTCGAGCACGGCGTCGAGGGTGGCGGCGAGCGCGGCCCCGTCGATGCCCTCGGGCAGGTCCACGACGAGCGACATGGCGAAACGGTTCAGCCCGCCGCCGTGCTCGAACACGTGCCGCGCCACCGGCGGCAGCGGCAGCGCGCCGACCCCGCCGCCCTCCAGCTCCGCGAGGACGGGCACCCGGTCCCGGCGGTCGGCGGCCGCCTCGGCCAGCCGGGCCGCGGTGCGGCATTCGAAGATCTCCCGCGTGGTGAGGTCCAGGCCCCGGGCCCGGGCCCGGGCCACGACCTGGATCGAGCGCAGGCTGTCGCCGCCCACGGCGAAGAAGTCGTCGTCCACGCCCACCCGGTCGACGCCGAGCACGTCGGCGTAGGCCGCGGTGATGATCCTCTCGGCCTCGGTGCGGGGCTCCCGGTAGGCCCCGCCCAGGAACTCCGGT
It encodes:
- a CDS encoding non-ribosomal peptide synthetase codes for the protein MIPLSFAQRRLWFVDRFEGPSPTYNGAFALRLTGELDAGALEAALRDVVDRHEVLRTVIAEGDDGIPHQRVLASGEKPVTLPAVETAPHELAEAVDRAAKETFDLAADAPIRATLLRTGPREHTLVLVVHHIALDGESLGPLLRDLTEAYAARKEGAAPAWEPLPVQYADYTLWQQDVLGDESDPGSLAAGQLAYWREALDGMAQPLALPTDRPRPQRTSPDGGLVRFPVGPELLAAVEKLAAEQDLTVSMVMHSALAVLLHHLGCGDDIPIGAPIAGRTDEELRDLVGFFVNTWVLRVDLSGNPTFRELLRRVRDRALAAYDNQDIPFERLVELLNPDRSIAYHPFFQVMLAWQEPLGELEFPGLQAEAQTLETGTAKFDLFFNMIPDGSGGAGVRLEYATDLFDRATVETLAARFVRVLEALVAGSDRTVGAVDVLDEAERDRLLGRFNDTATELPALTVPQLFEEQAARTPDAPALVCDGRTLTYRELDRRADAVARELVRRGAGPEDLVALALPRTEELVAGLLGILKSGAGYVPLDPQYLAGRARTVLSEARPKLVLTDTATARELPPHEIPVLCVDDRAAWAPADSGPIAPPAPDNLAYVMYTSGSTGKPKGAAITHRGVVNGVRELVRVLDVEPGWKMLCGTSVNFDVSVFELLTTLSTGGTAELVDNALALAERDAWDGHVLSGVPSVLGELVGRLDKAPEVRSVVLAGEVLPARLVRQLREALPGAQIVNSYGQSESFYATAFSLPAAEEWAGGEVAPIGTPLGNMRAYVLGPGLAPVPQGVVGELYVVGACLGRGYHGRPGLTAERFVASPFGPPGERMYRTGDLARWDARGRLECVGRGDGQVKVRGFRIETAEVEAALTAHPGISEAVVIAREVPMGGKRLVAYVVHTGEGAVGDDGAGGIGDVDVQAGASAAELRKFTAARLPDYMVPSAFVAVGRLPLGPTGKLDRAALPEPEFLGGAYREPRTEAERIITAAYADVLGVDRVGVDDDFFAVGGDSLRSIQVVARARARGLDLTTREIFECRTAARLAEAAADRRDRVPVLAELEGGGVGALPLPPVARHVFEHGGGLNRFAMSLVVDLPEGIDGAALAATLDAVLDRHDLLRSRLVRDADEPTLVVRPEGTVRAAELIRRVPVTGGWDEPAALEAAKAELEAAADRLDPAAGTMADFVWFAADSGEGRLLLVLHHLVVDGVSWRILVSDLAEAWQQVRAGRTPALPAVGTSARRWAAALEDGAISPEREEELDHWRDVLESANLPLGERAFDPAADTMSTLDTVRVQLPADVTEAVLTRLPAAFRATGTDVLLAALALAVNRWRGDERSTLVRLEGHGREEDAVPGADLSRTVGWFTSMYPAKVDVGGVDLADALAGGPAAAAAVKRVKEQLREVPGKGLGYGLLRWLNPETAVQLEEYAAPQIGFNYLGRISDADVPEHLRGQGWAPSEWSSELVPMPDPDLPALSALEVNSVVTDTDGGARLQTVFMFPTGVLSRERAAALADLWVEVLHGFAAHAARPGAGGLTPSDAPLVTVQQREIEEWEERYGRLVQVWPQAPGQSGIQFQAALADGTFDVYHMQFVLHLSGPVDPARMRAAGQALLDRYPNLRSAFLAAAGGDPVQVVAEHVPVPWRHLDLTGRTEAEQDAALDRALADDRADQLDPTRPPLFRLALLTCGPERAKLIVTAHHTLFDGWSSPLVIKDLVRLYAGDGELPAVRGYGDYLAWLSRQDREASAARWQQELDGFEQPTLVAADRTAEGEATALGRVEVPFSIDQGRELARRAAGLGVTLNTLLQGAWAVVLSKLTGQHDVVFGAAVNGRPADLAGSDEMVGLFINTLPTRVRCRPGDTLARVVTDLQDRQISLLDHHYYGLADIQRGVGLPSLFDTIVVFENYPIDREGIVEANESAGLTIDAIRPFAGSHYPLTLNSSDPYLRLSLDYQSTLFDREAAEAVAGRLVRVLEQILEDPETPVGAVDVLSADEHHRLVEGVNDTAHPVADDTLPGAFEAQVRRTPDRVALIGEHETLTYAEFNRRANRLAHWLIERGAGPERLVAVRIPRSVDLMVAIYAVVKAGAAYVPVDTELPEDRVRLVLDVADPLLVLDADLPDTGGHPDTDPAPALTPDHAAYVIFTSGSTGRPKGVQVAHRAIMNRLQWGLSHFGVGPEDRVLLSTTASFDVSVPEIFAPLQTGAAVVVARPDGRRDPAYLADLIRRERVTGADFVPSLLEAFAAEPAAKDCDSLRWIEVAGEAFPPALANKVAALLPGLGVYNLYGPTEASVEVTAHRHVPGAARVPIGAPVWNTRVYVLDAALRPVAPGVPGELYLAGTGLARGYLGQTALTAERFVACPYGEPGGRMYRTGDVVRWNADGQVEYIGRSDFQVKLRGFRIELGEIEQVIAAHPDVETAVALVREDRPGDQRLVAYVVPAAGRTPGRLDPAALGDLAREHLPAYMVPSAVVPLDALPSTPSGKLDRKALPAPDLPARAEPGRGPRNPTEEALCRLFAELLGVDEIGIDVDFFDHGGHSLLATRLTGRIRNALDVDVKVTTVFRNPTVAGLAERIAEAAESTSNRPQLRPRLGQMTVSEQAR